Proteins found in one Oscarella lobularis chromosome 16, ooOscLobu1.1, whole genome shotgun sequence genomic segment:
- the LOC136196570 gene encoding oxysterol-binding protein 1-like, with the protein MNASSAFRNSDGSVNSGETTSMSSNQENSVDTSQSLSREDEIEAEYRSLVDVEGERHRKRRLSLPVLKGRHSFSLWSFAKSLIGRDLTRITMPVHFNEPLSFTQRICEDLEYAEILHKAHECDSRLDRIAHIAAFACSCFASAEGRFWKPFNPLLGETFELIQEDCQYAVVCEQVCHHPPVTAMHCEAENWSLWQEYKLDIRFRGQYIKVIPTGIVHLRMKSDNLHYSWKKPTTTIHNIILGRLWVDNEGEVVVTCHQTKETASVRFQSYSKAGKSFKDLKGEVRSSPGNVERLLRGAWDKGLDSYKVKSVLPKNNYESGAHVHSLWRIKERPVESPKMYGFTKFAMGLNDIDIGVCSTDTRMRPDVRLLELGHVDDAVKEKHRLEEKQRAARRTRDAAKATWKPRWFVPLRDADTGIVAHVYSGGYWKAKMASNFENVPDIY; encoded by the exons ATGAACGCTTCCAGCGCCTTTCGAAACTCGGACGGGAGCGTCAACAGCGGCGAG ACCACATCAATGTCGTCGAATCAAGAGAATAGCGTCGATACGAGCCAATCCTTGTCGCGCGaggacgaaatcgaagcggAATATCGCTCCctagtcgacgtcgaag GGGAAAGAcaccgaaaacgacgactttcctTACCCGTACTCAAAGGTCGGCACTCGTTCAGCCTTTGGAG cttCGCCAAATCGCTCATTGGACGCGATTTGACGCGAATCACAATGCCCGTTCACTTCAACGAGCCGCTCAGCTTCACGCAG AGAATTTGCGAGGATCTCGAATACGCCGAAATTCTTCATAAGGCCCAcg AATGTGATTCGAGACTCGATCGCATTGCTCATATCGCCGCGTTTGCTTGCTCGTGTTTCGCCTCAGCGGAAGGACG TTTTTGGAAGCCCTTTAATCCTCTTCTTGGCGAAACGTTTGAATTGATTCAAGAGGATTGTCAATATGCAGTCGTATGTGAACAAGTGTGTCATCATCCCCCCGTCACAGCGATGCATTGCGAAGCCGAAAACTGGAGTCTGTGGCAAGAATACAAGCTCGACATTCGATTTCGAGGACAG TATATCAAAGTGATTCCCACTGGGATAGTCCATCTCAGAATGAAATCAGATAATTTGCACTATTCGTGGAAAAAACCCACCACTACAATACATAACATTATTCTGGGAAGACTTTGGGTTGATAAC GAAGGCGAAGTCGTTGTGACGTGTCACCAGACAAAGGAAACGGCCTCCGTACGATTTCAATCCTATAGCAAAGCGGGAAAGAGTTTCAAAGATTTAAAGG GGGAAGTGAGAAGTTCTCCAGGgaacgtcgaacgacttcTTAGAGGCGCATGGGACAAGGGTCTCGATTCAT ATAAAGTGAAAAGCGTTCTTCCGAAAAATAATTATGAATCCGGTGCTCACGTGCATTCGCTTTGGCGAATCAAAGAACGACCCGTCGAATCACCAAA aatGTACGGGTTTACGAAATTCGCCATGGGGCTCAATGACATTGACATTGGCGTGTGTTCCACGGACACCCGGATGCGTCCCGACGTTCGACTATTGGAACTCGGTCATGTGGACGACGcggtaaaagaaaaacatcgACTCGAGGAAAAGCAACGAGCCGCTCGACGAACACGAGACGCAGCAAAAGCGACGTGGAAGCCCCG gtggtTTGTTCCTTTGAGGGATGCTGATACGGGCATTGTTGCACACGTGTATTCGGGCGGATATTGGAAAGCGAAAATGGCaagcaattttgaaaatgtGCCTGATATTTATTGA